Genomic window (Leptotrichia sp. oral taxon 212):
TGTTCCCAATGTTGCTGTAAAGTTTGCCGTTGCAGAACTTACTCCCACTTCCTTTTCCAGCGTTTCAATAGTTACAGGCAGCGTTCCCATGCTTGAAGTCGTTGTAAGCGCAAGAATTAGCGGCGCCATTGCCTTCTTATAATATGCAAAAGGATTTACTCCATGTATAGCAAGGTTTATAGACTGCATTATAACTACCAGTACTAACGATATAAACATTACAATCAGATAAGTAACAAGGTTTTTAAATACTTCCAGTCCATAGGAAGCTGTCAGGTCAAACATTAATGCAGCAACTCCATAAGGAATTATTTTTATAATAGTTGTTGTAACACTTGTCATTACTGTAAACAATGCTGCCGCCACATCTTTTAAAGGCTGTATTTTTTCAGGTTTTTTCAGGCTTACCCTATTTGTTGCAAATCCTAGGAATGCCGCAAATATTACTACTCCTATTACGCTTGTTTCAGCCATTGCCTTGAAAATATTTGACGGAATAAATGAAACTACTACATCAACAAGCCCTTTATACTCACCTTTACCTGTCCATGCTTCCATTCCTTCAGGTAATTTCATGCCTACTCCCAAATTAAACATCATTGCAACTGAAATTCCTATAATTGCTGAAATTGCAACAGTTACTGTATAGTAACCTACTGATTTTCCTGTTAATTTTCTCAAATTTTCATTGTTTTTCGAATTTACTATTGAATTGTAAACTGATAATCCAACCAGCGGAATAACAACCATCTTAAGAAGACTTGTAAATCCTCTTCCTACTAATGAAGCAGCAGTTGTCACATTTTTTATGACATCAGGTACCTGTTCTGCCCCTACCATACCTAAAGTTGATTGAAATACAATTCCTACAACAAACCCCAATACTGTTGAAATAATAACTCTTGTAGAAAATTTAAATTTCTTCTTTAAATTTACATTTATATGGACTAATAAAAAGAATAATAAAATCAATATTCCTATCCATATGCTTGAAAATAATAATGTTGACATTTTTTTCCTCCTGTTCTGTTAGTAAACTATAACTTTAAAATGTTTTCATATACAAATATATCATTTGTATTTGATTATGTCAAGATTTTTTTTAGTTTCTCATTTATTTTTCCCAATTAACAAAATAAAAATTTATTATTGATAATTTTTTGTTTTTTAGTTACAATTAATAATATAAATTTTTTAAGGAGTGATAAATGGAAAGCTGGTTATTTCTAGGATTAATACTGTTTATTGGAACTGTATCAAAAAATCAGTCCATAATAATAGCAACAATTTTTGTAATGATATTAAAATTTTTACCATTTACGGATAATATAATGACTGAATTCAGGAAAAAGGGAATAAACTGGGGTGTATTAGTTATTACAATCGCAATTTTAATTCCTATAGCAACTAAGGAAATTGGTTTTCTTGATCTTCTGAATGCCTTTAAATCTCCTATAGGTTGGGTTGCAATATTAAGTGGAATAGGAGTTTCCCTACTTTCCGCAAAAGGTGTAAATCTACTTTCAGGGCAGCCCGAAATAACTGTTGCTCTTGTTTTTGGAACAATAATTGGTGTCGTTTTCATGAAAGGAATTGCGGCAGGCCCTGTTATTGCAAGTGGAATCACATATTGTATTTTACAAATTATAAATGCCATATGGAAGAAATAAGACATATCTGAAAGACTAAAAAAGGATGTATCAAAAAGAAAATCTAAAAAATAATGTGGAAACTATATTTTTGAATTATTTAAAATTTTTCTATTTTGAGACATCCTCTTTTTATTTAAGATTATAAATTTTCAGATATATTTCCTTTATTAATATCTGAACATTCTCACATTATCCGGTACTTTTTCATTTACCCAACGTTTTAATATCATTCCCTGTTTTGCCTTCAGGGACAGTTTTATTTTTCCTTTTCCATCTATTTTAACAATATTTCCCTTTATCATATCCAGATATTTTTCATTAGGATGACCAGTAATAAATTCAATATTTTGAACGTCTTTAGAGGAATTATTTATAACAGTAATAATGGAACGTCCTTCATTTGAACGCTCATAAGCTATTACGTCATTTTCGTTGTCAGCAAGTAGTTCCTTGAATTTTCCATACACAAGAACCCTGTTTTCCTTTCTTATTTTTATGAGTTTTTTATACCACTGAAATAAATCCTTATCAAGATACTGTTCATATTCTTCATTTCTGTTTATCTTAGAAGGGTTTTTTTCCATATCATAGATAAACTCATCCCAGAGCATAGGCTTTCTGCAGTAAGGATCCGTAGCTCCCCACATACCTACCTCATCTCCGTAAAATAACATTGGAGCACCTATATATGTCATCTGGAAAATTGATATAAGTTTT
Coding sequences:
- a CDS encoding cation:dicarboxylate symporter family transporter, whose translation is MSTLLFSSIWIGILILLFFLLVHINVNLKKKFKFSTRVIISTVLGFVVGIVFQSTLGMVGAEQVPDVIKNVTTAASLVGRGFTSLLKMVVIPLVGLSVYNSIVNSKNNENLRKLTGKSVGYYTVTVAISAIIGISVAMMFNLGVGMKLPEGMEAWTGKGEYKGLVDVVVSFIPSNIFKAMAETSVIGVVIFAAFLGFATNRVSLKKPEKIQPLKDVAAALFTVMTSVTTTIIKIIPYGVAALMFDLTASYGLEVFKNLVTYLIVMFISLVLVVIMQSINLAIHGVNPFAYYKKAMAPLILALTTTSSMGTLPVTIETLEKEVGVSSATANFTATLGTTIGMNGCAGVFPAVIAIMIANMNGIAITPVFLVSLITVIVLGSFGMAGVPGTAYIAATVVLGGMGLPFDPVAIVLPIDSIIDMGRTAVNVNGAMTISTVVDREMGSFDETVFKSERVIEA
- a CDS encoding DUF441 domain-containing protein; the protein is MESWLFLGLILFIGTVSKNQSIIIATIFVMILKFLPFTDNIMTEFRKKGINWGVLVITIAILIPIATKEIGFLDLLNAFKSPIGWVAILSGIGVSLLSAKGVNLLSGQPEITVALVFGTIIGVVFMKGIAAGPVIASGITYCILQIINAIWKK